Proteins from a genomic interval of Xiphophorus maculatus strain JP 163 A chromosome 7, X_maculatus-5.0-male, whole genome shotgun sequence:
- the LOC102233772 gene encoding N-chimaerin-like has product MPSREAYDVQKKDKPLVQKAKREANQEDILAAALGMRMGPQKPSATFWQPLKLLAYSQLTSLVRRASLKEVVQLPRSEKVHNFKVHTFRGPHWCEHCARFMWGLMAQGVKCADCGMNVHKECSAQVPNDCKPDLRHVRKVYSCDLTTLVKAYNTARPMVVDMCIREIESRGLKSEGLYRISGFSDSVEEVKSGFDKDGEKTDISVNAYEDINIITSALKLYLRDLPVPVISYDSYPRFIEATKLTDPEKKLEAFREALALLPPSHKETLKYLMAHLKRVTQNEKFNLMSAENLGIVFGPTLMRAPNQDAMTALNDIRYQRQVVEVLIKNEDVLF; this is encoded by the exons ATGCCATCTCGAGAGGCCTATGATGTACAAAAGAAAGACAAGCCTCTGGTGCAAAAGGCCAAGAGAGAGGCCAATCAGGAGGACATTCTGGCGGCGGCTCTTGGAATGAGGATGGGGCCACAGAAACCTTCAGCCACTTTTTGGCAACCACTTAAACTGTTAGCCTACTCACAGCTCACCTCACTGGTTCGCAGAGCCTCGCTGAAGGAGGTTGTCCAGTTGCCCAGGTCTGAAAAAGTCCACAACTTTAAG gtCCACACCTTCCGGGGGCCTCACTGGTGCGAACACTGTGCCAGATTTATGTGGGGGCTGATGGCTCAGGGGGTCAAATGTGCAG ACTGTGGTATGAATGTTCACAAAGAGTGCTCGGCTCAGGTGCCCAATGACTGCAAGCCTGACCTGAGACACGTCCGTAAGGTTTACAGCTGCGACCTCACGACCCTGGTGAAGGCCTACAACACAGCCCGACCCATGGTGGTGGACATGTGCATACGGGAAATCGAGTCCAGAG gaCTGAAGTCAGAGGGCCTCTACAGAATATCCGGATTCAGCGATTCGGTGGAAGAAGTCAAGTCGGGATTTGATAAAG ATGGCGAGAAGACAGACATCTCAGTGAACGCCTATGAAGACATCAATATCATCACGAGCGCACTGAAGCTGTACCTCAGGGATTTGCCAGTTCCTGTAATCTCCTACGATTCTTACCCCAGGTTCATCGAGGCCACAA AGCTAACAGATCCTGAGAAGAAGCTGGAAGCTTTCCGGGAGGCTCTCGCTCTGCTGCCGCCATCACACAAGGAAACTCTCAAGTACCTCATGGCCCATTTAAAAAG gGTAACACAGAACGAGAAATTCAATCTGATGAGTGCAGAGAACCTCGGCATTGTATTTGGGCCCACCCTCATGCGTGCGCCCAACCAGGACGCCATGACAGCACTGAACGACATCCGCTACCAGAGGCAGGTGGTGGAGGTGCTCATCAAAAACGAAGATGTGCTCTTTTAA